The nucleotide sequence TCAAGTGTGAAAGGCACAGCAGTCCCGAGTCTTAGGGGCACCCACCGCAGCCACATCACCGCGCTGGGACAGATGCAGTCCGCAGCGTTCCCAGTATTTTGTCCCAGTGTGTAAAGTACGGAGCGAAGTTGCAGTTAAAGTGAGAGTGATGCAGGTCGTGGTGCACCACACCCCCGTACCACCCGAAGGGCACCAGTCTGTGAGTGGACCAAGGGAAGTTGTAGCCGGAGTGGTCCTCCACGGAAAGCCAGATGTTGACCACGTGGAAGGTCAGGGTGGTGAGCGGGTGGCACCCGAGCAGTGTGACGTTCATCATGTCGAAGAAGCCCAAAGAAAACAGTTCCCAGACGCTCATATACTGCGTTGCCAGCGCGAACGAGGACGAGTTCTGGTGGTGCACCTTGTGGAAGGTGCGGTACAGCCAGGGCACCTTGTGGTGCAGCAGGTGCCACACGAAGAACTCCATGTCGAAGAGTAGCAGGCAGAACAGGATGTGgtgcagcagcaggagcagctcGGGAGCTTCGTGGGGCAGGAGGGCCGGGCTGCGGGCCCAATGCAGCAGCGTCACggggaacacaaacatcacaTGCTGGTAGAGGGTCTGCCCCAGGCAAGGTAGCAGCTGCCGCGCGGACGGCGAGAAGTCAGGGTGGATCTTGTAGCGCCGCAGGGCGGGCACCCAGGAGCACAGGATATCCAGGACCACGAAGGGCAGGCAAAAGCCCACGTATGTGGTGATGGAGAAGATGACCGGGAAGAAGGGCGACTGTAGGAGGGCCTCCCAGCTCCTCAGGTGGTCCCAGAGGGGCTGCAGGAACAGCTGCCCGGAGCTGCAAAGGACCTGGGGGTCGGAGCAGTTGTGGCAGCTCATTGCGAGGCTGTGCAAGGCAGCTGAGGCTGCTGCTCGAGTCCCACCGACTTTTCACAGGACTCACGGCCCCGCCCCGAGTGATGTCAGCTGCCTTTCCATCCCTTTCCCGGCGATGCGAAGCTTGAATAAGTTAGCAACCCGGCAGAGGGGCCCTTGATTGCTGTAAATGTGCTCATCTATAGCCGCATCTTACCGGCTTTTAGATATGCGTGTATGCAGTGGCACTTCGTACTTTTCATGTAAGTTCTGATTTTTCAGTTGGCGTACAATTAACACGTGATACAATGTACAGATCTACCGTGTGGAGTTTCTATGAGTTTGGCAACTCAGTTCACGTGTGTCATCACGGGTCTCAAACTAGACCGTTTACATTGCCACCAGAAAGCGCTCCTTTGCAATCAATGCagaattgtttgtgttttttaatgcATACGTATAACTGCATCCATGTGCTTTCATAAAGACGCAAgcataatcacattttaaaaactgtttaaagCTACATGCGGTCTGTAGCTCGGGTGTTTTCTGAGAACCCGGTTGCGGTCTATCCAGCGGCGATCGAGAAACGAGCCCTTTGCCCAGGGAACCGCTGGTCCCCGAACGCCGGCGGTGACCGTCAGCTCAGGAAATCGGACGGGAAGGGTGGCCGGATGGGAACCTCCGCCAGCTCCAGCTTGTCCCCAGAGTTTTCCTGGCCGGCGGGCAGCAAGCTAGAGAGACCACGCACGCAGGCTCTCCGGGAGAGGCCGCAGCCCGGCCGCGTAGCTACCCTCGGCGGCGCGTCCCGGGGCGCCGGGCCCGCGATCGGAGCCGGAGGCACCGCACAGCGGAAAGAGGGCTCCGCGGCGGCCAGGCTCAGCTTTGCCGGGAAAATGCTGGATTTAACGCCCAGTCTGCGCCAATCTGGCTAAAAAGCCCGTTGTATCTCAATTTGGGGCGGGAACACTTAATTCAGCAAACCACCTGCGTTGTTCGTCAAGGGAAAGAGATGTGAGTTCCTGAAGCCTCCCGGGAGGCTGTTGAAGGACCAGGTGATGTCGTCACTACCCTGCCCTTCCCCTTGTTGGCTTTGCGGGGCCAACTTGCAGTCGCCCTCTGCCACCGGTCCTTGAATCCACTCCGGGCCCACGGAGCCCGGCTAGGGGGCTAGTCTCTATCCCCTGCGTTCCTCCGCCACCCAGCTGGGGTCCTCGGGCCAGGGGCCACCGAGCACAAGGAGGTCGGTACTAGGAGAGCTCTTGAGAGACCCTGGGAACAGCACAAAAATCCTCGAGTTCAACCCCGGGTCTGACACATGACACGATACAAGGGTCCCTTAGGGGATAGACGTTTTAGACACCAGCTTTGAAGCCAGGGAGTACTCCTAATTCTTGCTTAGTGTCTTGTATCTATGTGGTTGTGTCCAGCCCTTTACTCCTTGAAGCTTGCATTTTCTTATCCCACCGATTCCCCACAAAGGGAAATTGGagtattaaatggaaaaataataagtCTACCGTGTAAAGCCCACCTACTAGGTGCCACGCATTggctaaatgttttatttgaattGATTTTATCCAATCCTCATAAAAGCTGGCTTCCTCACCCTGCCAAGAAGtaggattattattattgctgtggGTTTACAGCAGTAAAATCATAGGTCCTAGCACACAGCAAACACACCAAGTAATATGCatggtattttaaatttgtactcCACACGTTACCTAAAGAATAACtgagaaatttgaaattaaaatcaagtaagattatgtaaagagaaataaaagatataaagcCATCTATTATGAGGAAAGAACAAGTATACAAAAATATGGACCAATATATGGGCCTAAAACTAAGatcatatatggtatatatgcatacatatgatatatataatacgCCAAttcataatatgtaatatataagatatagatacatataatAGGCCAATTTGTAATTCAGAATCTCCTAACTGGTGTGTGTCCACTAACTGCCACTGATGGAATACTGACATTCCTTAGATGCTCATTCCCAGGAGCCCTCAGCAGTAGCCTCTAGCCCTACAGCAGCCTTTTTATTTAACCCAGTGTACTATGAAAACATTATTATATTCTGCTGACATATTTGCTGTTGATGAGATAAAGGTTCAGAAGCAGTGTTGAGTTTCTTGACAGCCAATACAAAAAGGGAACAAGGGTGAATTTTTCTAATGCTGCTGCTTTGATTTCTAGATGATAGCAGAAAATAGGTATAATGTAGGCCCCTAGTTGCTTCCAGTTAAACAACCTGTCCTTCCAAAGCTGTCCACCTCTACCGCCCACTCGCCCCCCCCCCCAACAAcatctcctcccttccccagtgTTGTTTTCACTTCACTTTTAGGGTAAACCAGAAACTTTTCTTCTCATTCCGGCTAGACGTGGTCTTGTCCTTGATGCAGTGTTTCAGAGAAGAGCGTCCTTCTCACTGCTCCAAACGGACCATTAGAGCTCACTTTCTCAACATTAAAATTGGATTTCCGCTCATAAGTAAAATATCACTCAAATTTACCCTCAACAGAAGTTAGCCCTCAAATTTCCTTTCAGCACACATTGTCCTTTTCTTGTGGTCTCAGTTATCATGCTTGGGTGCTCTGGTTGCGAGagcaagaaagattttttttttaagtgagtggCATTAGCAGGTTTGCTTAATTTGGATTTAGCTGCTAGATTTGCTGTCAAGACTGTCTCCTTTGAGTCCCCAGCCCCAACCAACCCATTCATTTTCTGCTTTGGTGTATCCACCGTCTATCGCTGTTAGAATAATGTCCATGTGCCGATTACAGAAAGCCGTGGGCAGCAAAACTTGAGAGCGCTGGCTTCAGCCTGCTTTGTCCGTACTCTCCCCCGTGACTTTGTGGCACTTTGAAGGATAGCAACTAGCTTCTCTGCCATCTCTGCACTTGCAGCTGACCAGGACAGAAGTTTTTGTGTAACATACAAATGCAACCGTCCCAGGGAAATTGATGAATTACAGTCGTATTAGTTCTCCACTCTATATCATGTGGAATGCTGAACAATATGTCAGGTAACCAAAAACAGTATCACTTAATGGaccaaaataaaattgaacactATCAAGTGCTGACTAGGGTGGTATCATTTCTTGAATTTGGCACATGCGCACCTTGAAACAGTTTTTATTTGCACAAAAATGTAATAGCTTGCCAGATGATTAGGTCTTTTTAGAGCACAGGGTGTATCTTCTAGGACTTCTTCTCACAGTGCCAAGCATTGCATCTTGTATGTAATGAGTGTTCAAAAGATATTTGTGGACTCAAGATTCATTTTAAAGGATATTAGCTCTAAATTGAGGCTAAaaaacagatctttttttttttttttctggagtactGCTTGATGTAGTTTGGATCTACCCACCTGTAAAGATGGTTTTCCCTAAAACGGGGTGTTTTCTGATTAGAACTTTGGCCACACCATTTCTTGTCCAATTGATGGTTTTCCGCAAAAGGGGGTGTTTTCTGACCGCTAGCATTAGAACTTTGGCCATGCCATCTCTTCTCCAGTTGATCATGGCTTCCTGCATATCGTTTTTATCTTAGTATGGTTTTTCTGGCGGGGTTGGAGGACAGgaatcttttattttctgcttatcACAGGGGTCAAATCACTTTTCTGAGAGTACAACAATCAAGTTTGTGCACACTCATCACAATCTCAAAGTTATATGGCACCAACTTACCAAAAGACTGTGGATGCTGCTCCCCTTCCCCCAGCAAATAGAACATGTAATTAGCAAAGCCTGCCATCAATCAcataatcttttttaaatgacctttatgaatttctttttctttctcaaattagGTAAGGCCATTTGGGCATCTGTTTAATCAAAACTGTTCCTGGCTATTAGAGATGTGTAGTGTTGTGTAACAGGGAAGACTCGTAGAGGTGGAATGATCTCGAATATCAAAATCTAATCCTCCATTTTAAAGACTAAAGATTAAAAATGCAGTCTCAGAAAAGTCAAGACAAGGCTAGCTAGGGATAAAAAGCAAGTTACAGCCAAACTGAGCAGAAAAGGGCCAGGGTTGGTTCCAAGGTAAGTATCTCTTCAGGAGGAGTTTGATATTGGAAGGGGTCATTGAAGCTGCTTTTATGTGACACTTTACAAAAGACTCAGAAAACATTAATTAGCCATGCCAAAAACAGTAGGAGATGCTGATGAAGAACATGGGGATGTTAGCTTCCTCCAGACACTCTCCTGATGCTCCTATTAGTCCAAATACTGGTGCATATTTGGTTTTAAACACTTTCTATTCTGATCCACTTACATGTCGCATTTAAGTGGGCGCTTCTACTCACTTATACTGTTGAAACTCTCATCAACCTCTCTGAAACTTTAAAGGCATATAAAATCATCCCCATTAAAAAGGCATTCCCTTGCCTGTAGAGAAACAAATACTCACCTCACCTGTCAAAGGGGTTATTGCAAATATTAAAGCCTTATGAAAAGGCTTTGAAACCCCGTAAGGCACAATACAAAATGTGAAGTATTATTTTCAGTAATGCTAAGACAATTTGACAAAGAGTTTTGCTTGCTTAATTTGGAATTGAAGTTCAAATCTGCACCTAGCACAACATAATGAAATActgattaactttttaaaaatcagaataattaCTATTCAAAGTTGCCTTTCAGTGTCACAACAGATCAGAGTGACTTATCTTTTGAAAATCtcttaatacattaaaaaattaatgacaaGAAATCACATTACagtgtatttttaatgtttatatttaataatttaacacCTTTAATACCCACAAACACAAAATAATCATTATTTGGGGATGTCACTAGTCTAAATTTCAGTCCTATATATGTGTGAGGCCTGAGTTAAAACCTTTTCCTCCTGCCACCCATCCCCCAACCACATCTGAAGTTCTGATCACTCATTTACCTATtaggcaaatttttattttcagcttaCATTTGAGGGGCAGGTATTCCTTAAGAACGTTTTCCAGATGTTATCCACTAGGCAAGAATTAATTATACTCCTGAACAGAAATAATACTACCATGGCTGGCCATCAAATTCCAACTGGCTCAGAAAGCAACAATGTTCTCTACCTTCCCTAGAGGAAGATGCTGGAGAAAATCTTGGAAAAAGTAgtgaggacatgaacagatacttctcaaaagaagacatttatgcagccaaaaaacacatgaaaaaatgctcaccatcactggccatcagaggaatgaaaatcaaaaccacaatgagataccatctcacaccagttagaatggccatcattaaaaagtcaggaaacaacaggtgctggagaggatgtggagaaataggaacacttttacactgttggtgggactgtaaactagttcaactattgtggaagtcagtgtggcgattcctcagggatctagaactagaaataccatttgacccagccatcccattactgggtatatacccaaaggactataaatcatgctgctataaagacacatgcacacgtatgtttattgcggcactattcacaatagcaaagacttggaaccaacccaaatgtccaacaatgatagactggattaagaaaatgtggcacatatacaccatggaatgctatgcagccataaaaaatgatgagttcatgtcctttgtagggacatggatgaaactggaaaccatcattctgagcaaactatcgcaagaaaaaaaaaccaaacaccgcatattctcactcataggtgggaattgaacaatgagaacacatggacacaggaaggggaacatcacactctggggactgttgtggggtggggggaggtaggagggatagcattgggagatatacctaatgctaaatgacgagttagtgggtgcagcacaccagcatggcacatgtatacatatgtaactaacctgcacattgtgtacatgtaccctaaaacttaaagtataataataataaaagaaaagaaaagaaaagaaaaaaagtagtgaGGGAAGAGAGCGTGGGAAGATTTGCAAGCAAAGC is from Pan paniscus chromosome 8, NHGRI_mPanPan1-v2.0_pri, whole genome shotgun sequence and encodes:
- the CH25H gene encoding cholesterol 25-hydroxylase, which produces MSCHNCSDPQVLCSSGQLFLQPLWDHLRSWEALLQSPFFPVIFSITTYVGFCLPFVVLDILCSWVPALRRYKIHPDFSPSARQLLPCLGQTLYQHVMFVFPVTLLHWARSPALLPHEAPELLLLLHHILFCLLLFDMEFFVWHLLHHKVPWLYRTFHKVHHQNSSSFALATQYMSVWELFSLGFFDMMNVTLLGCHPLTTLTFHVVNIWLSVEDHSGYNFPWSTHRLVPFGWYGGVVHHDLHHSHFNCNFAPYFTHWDKILGTLRTASVPAR